The genomic window ATGTTATCGATCCGGACGGAAAGCCGTCGGTACGACAAGCCGGTGACGATCGTCGAGGGGTTCGACCTCGAGTCGGACGAGATCAAATCGATCGCGTCGGACCTCAAGAGTTCGATGGGGACGGGCGGAACCGTCGACGACGGCCGGATCGAACTACAGGGCGACCACCGGGATCGAGTGCCCGACCTCCTCCGCGAGCGGGGATTCGACGTTCGCGAGTGAGCCGTCCCGAACGGCCGAACTGACTCTTCTCGCGTCGAACCGACGTCGCGAGTCGGTCCCGCGGTCGAAGTCACTTTATGTCCGTCCTAGTAAGTAC from Haloterrigena sp. KLK7 includes these protein-coding regions:
- a CDS encoding translation initiation factor — protein: MSNDDELDDLLDELDSQGDLETSQQMLSIRTESRRYDKPVTIVEGFDLESDEIKSIASDLKSSMGTGGTVDDGRIELQGDHRDRVPDLLRERGFDVRE